The following are encoded in a window of Nibricoccus aquaticus genomic DNA:
- a CDS encoding tetratricopeptide repeat protein, which yields MSQARAQALLQQALAHHQAGRIPAAAALYAQLRTLAPRSFEAHHLGGAAALQLNQPADAEKLLTRALALNPRSPGTLMCHGLALAALGRNTDAEKSLRASLQLDPNNHETLSHLASLLVITGRLDEAAATYERCLKSKPNYAQAHSGLGSVRQLQNRADEAIALHTRALALDPAHPKARCARAQSYQSAHRTAEALADFEAHLAHNPHDLEARSYRLMLLNYSDTLSREQLFAEHRAFGQAASAAAKKTPARPTSAPAIPTPDTPHKKISLAFLSPDLRTHSVAYFLEPLLRHLNRDRFEITLYHDHFTTDAVSERLRSHASRWRNFIGLSSDVVETQIRADAPDILIDLAGHTGLNRLPLYARRLAPVQIAYLGYPATTGLAEMDFRLTDALADPPGDSDAFHTEKLIRFSPTAWAYEPPPDSPPPGATPPAARGEPFTFGSFNNLSKTNPATLRLWGEILRAVPGSRLLLKSFGLTPGYIRPRLEAAAIDPARIELLPPTAGTAEHLALYARLDVALDPFPYAGTTTTCEALWMGVPVITLAGDRHAARVGVSLLTATGHTELIAANSTDYIRIARDLATDPARLATLHATLRADLQNSPLLDHAAQAARFSAALIQCWETRRASASVTAAS from the coding sequence ATGTCACAGGCCCGGGCTCAGGCCTTGCTTCAACAGGCCCTCGCGCATCACCAAGCCGGCCGCATTCCGGCCGCCGCTGCCCTCTACGCGCAGCTCCGCACCCTCGCGCCCCGCAGCTTCGAAGCCCACCATTTAGGCGGAGCCGCCGCGCTTCAACTCAACCAACCCGCCGACGCCGAAAAACTCCTCACGCGCGCCCTCGCCCTCAACCCGCGCTCCCCCGGCACCCTCATGTGCCACGGCCTCGCCCTCGCCGCACTCGGCCGCAACACCGACGCCGAGAAAAGCCTCCGCGCCTCCCTCCAACTTGATCCCAATAATCACGAAACCCTCTCCCACCTCGCCTCGCTCCTCGTCATCACCGGCCGCCTCGACGAAGCCGCCGCCACCTACGAACGCTGCCTGAAGTCGAAACCCAACTACGCCCAGGCCCACTCCGGCCTCGGCTCCGTCCGCCAGCTCCAGAACCGCGCCGACGAAGCCATCGCGCTCCACACCCGCGCCCTCGCCCTCGACCCCGCCCACCCCAAAGCCCGTTGCGCCCGCGCCCAATCCTACCAAAGCGCCCACCGCACCGCCGAAGCCCTCGCCGACTTCGAAGCCCACCTCGCGCACAACCCCCACGACCTCGAAGCCCGCAGCTACCGCCTGATGCTGCTCAACTACTCCGACACGCTCTCCCGCGAACAACTCTTCGCCGAACACCGCGCCTTCGGCCAGGCAGCATCCGCCGCCGCCAAAAAAACGCCTGCCCGCCCGACCAGCGCGCCCGCGATCCCCACGCCCGACACTCCCCATAAAAAAATCTCCCTCGCCTTCCTCTCCCCCGATCTCCGCACCCACTCCGTCGCCTACTTCCTCGAACCCCTCCTGCGCCACCTCAACCGCGACCGCTTCGAGATCACCCTCTACCACGACCACTTCACAACCGACGCCGTCAGCGAACGCCTCCGCTCCCACGCCTCCCGCTGGCGCAACTTCATCGGCCTCTCCTCCGACGTCGTCGAAACCCAGATACGCGCCGACGCCCCCGACATCCTCATCGATCTCGCTGGCCACACCGGCCTCAACCGCCTCCCACTCTACGCCCGTCGCCTCGCGCCTGTGCAGATCGCTTACCTCGGCTACCCCGCCACCACCGGTCTCGCCGAAATGGACTTCCGCCTCACTGACGCCCTCGCTGATCCCCCCGGCGATAGCGACGCCTTCCACACCGAGAAACTCATCCGCTTCTCTCCCACCGCGTGGGCCTACGAGCCTCCGCCCGACTCACCGCCCCCCGGCGCAACCCCACCCGCCGCTCGCGGCGAGCCATTCACCTTCGGCTCCTTCAACAACCTCTCCAAAACCAACCCCGCCACTCTGCGCCTCTGGGGCGAAATCCTCCGCGCCGTCCCCGGCTCGCGCCTCCTCCTTAAAAGCTTCGGCCTCACCCCCGGCTACATCCGCCCGCGTCTCGAAGCCGCCGCCATCGACCCCGCCCGCATCGAACTCCTCCCCCCCACCGCCGGTACCGCCGAACACCTCGCCCTCTACGCGCGTCTCGACGTCGCCCTCGATCCGTTTCCCTACGCCGGCACCACCACCACCTGCGAAGCCCTCTGGATGGGCGTCCCCGTCATCACTCTCGCCGGCGACCGCCACGCCGCCCGCGTCGGCGTCTCCCTGCTCACCGCCACCGGCCACACCGAACTCATCGCCGCCAACTCCACTGACTACATCCGCATCGCCCGCGATCTCGCCACCGATCCCGCGCGTCTCGCAACTCTCCACGCCACGCTCCGCGCCGATCTGCAAAATTCTCCGCTCCTCGATCACGCCGCCCAAGCCGCCCGCTTCTCCGCCGCCTTGATCCAGTGCTGGGAAACCCGTCGCGCTTCCGCCAGCGTCACCGCCGCGTCATGA
- a CDS encoding HDOD domain-containing protein: MSSTSPITTTTPTKPPFRTYTDAEIMRRIDACPKLASLQSINRALAGLVNSEQSYNSQIAEIIRRDPSLTARLLRMVNSVYFGLTAKVNNIEEAVFYLGLRQIRELSMATPVIEELEKINRTSLRLPWKDLWKHSIGSAIMTREILATTTLLVDDDTDYIIGLLHNVGKVVLASAFPDEFAKIFETQFATPVEVCVRERELIGWDHARIGGYYLQRHQLSAEITDAVYYHNDPAAAPDHSFYAAAVQVADQLVRFAGIPGGFEKVDPIPEDAWLELPGWKILYGTEERETRLARAALSNSVQRLPTVLSGLV, encoded by the coding sequence ATGTCATCGACCAGCCCTATTACGACCACTACCCCGACCAAGCCGCCGTTCCGCACGTATACCGATGCGGAGATCATGCGTCGCATCGATGCGTGTCCTAAGCTGGCGTCGCTCCAGAGTATCAATCGTGCGCTGGCGGGATTGGTGAACTCGGAGCAGAGCTACAATTCGCAGATCGCGGAGATCATCCGTCGCGATCCGTCGCTGACGGCGCGTCTGCTTCGCATGGTGAACTCGGTCTATTTCGGTCTGACGGCGAAAGTGAACAATATTGAAGAGGCGGTTTTTTATCTCGGGCTGCGGCAGATCCGGGAGCTCTCGATGGCCACGCCGGTGATCGAGGAACTGGAGAAAATCAACCGCACGTCGCTGCGGTTGCCGTGGAAAGATCTTTGGAAGCACTCGATCGGCTCGGCGATCATGACACGGGAGATCCTCGCGACGACGACGTTGCTGGTGGACGACGATACGGACTACATCATCGGGCTGTTGCACAATGTGGGTAAGGTCGTGCTTGCCTCGGCTTTTCCCGATGAGTTCGCGAAAATTTTTGAAACGCAGTTTGCGACGCCGGTCGAAGTTTGTGTGCGCGAGCGGGAGTTGATCGGCTGGGATCATGCGCGGATCGGCGGTTATTATCTGCAACGTCACCAGCTCTCGGCTGAGATCACGGACGCGGTTTATTATCACAACGATCCGGCGGCGGCGCCCGATCACTCGTTCTACGCAGCTGCGGTGCAGGTCGCCGACCAGCTCGTGCGCTTCGCGGGGATTCCGGGTGGTTTCGAGAAGGTCGATCCGATCCCGGAGGATGCGTGGCTGGAGTTGCCTGGGTGGAAGATTCTCTATGGCACCGAGGAGCGGGAGACGCGTCTGGCGCGGGCCGCACTTTCCAACAGCGTCCAACGCCTGCCCACCGTGCTGAGTGGCCTGGTCTAA
- a CDS encoding hybrid sensor histidine kinase/response regulator — protein sequence MTLAAQLTNQPATANAAVSEEAVIVLNSKRRIQQITPRAATLLDRTPEQLIGVIFESLGTPEELGLAVREQPVYSRSRRPSAIVVTLRMVEFHTSEHDELVRPWQASVELAVLRGPDGRVLSVNEAFARKFGVPRASWPGADASTLIHPDDVAGWRGAVARIDRPPHRGSHEHRWQTAQGWRWLSWEDCAVRNADGVIIAYRSIGRDVTKRRLAEEHFQKLASAVEQSPFAIVMTTPDGRVQYVNPRYTQSTGFTLEEIFEKNIPVLRGGHVSDESFIEFQETMRLGRKWTGDLCTRRKDGAALWEHVQVSPIRNFADEVTHLLSMREDITERKKLEDQLRQAQKMESLGTLAGGIAHDFNNVLAIINGFAEIAISRGPANETQARHLREIQDAGQRAVGLVKQILTFSRKTETMFKSVSINQHIKDLGRMCAETFPRTISFGFALDETIPEFSADPNQLQQVIMNLCVNARDAMLAQGGGRISVATERVRGSALLRLNADSEREYVCIKVADTGCGMPAHVRARIFEPFFTTKQTSGGTGLGLSVVYGIILNHKGFLEVESVEGKGSTFLIYLPLEAVKPSAAVVAAAGTARRIPKGTETVLVIEDEQALRDLLKALLVPSGYKLLMAPDGVEAVNMLMSEPSTIDAILLDLNLPRMNGLEVYRNIRRLRPDTKVIVISGNITPETRQELIGLGQKDFIPKPYSLEDLAFRLREMLDRKAQSVA from the coding sequence ATGACCCTTGCCGCACAGCTTACCAATCAACCGGCCACCGCCAACGCAGCGGTGTCGGAAGAGGCCGTGATCGTGCTGAACTCGAAGCGCCGTATCCAGCAAATCACGCCGCGCGCGGCTACGTTGCTTGATCGCACGCCGGAGCAGTTGATCGGAGTTATTTTTGAAAGCCTGGGCACGCCGGAGGAGCTCGGGCTGGCGGTGCGCGAGCAGCCGGTTTACAGCAGGAGCCGCCGACCGTCGGCGATCGTTGTGACGCTGCGGATGGTGGAGTTTCACACAAGCGAGCACGACGAGCTGGTGCGTCCCTGGCAGGCGAGCGTGGAGCTGGCGGTGCTGCGCGGGCCTGATGGCCGGGTGCTCAGCGTGAATGAGGCGTTTGCCCGCAAGTTTGGCGTGCCGCGCGCGTCATGGCCGGGCGCGGATGCCTCCACGTTGATTCATCCCGACGATGTCGCTGGCTGGCGTGGGGCCGTTGCGCGGATTGACCGGCCGCCGCATCGCGGTTCGCACGAACATCGCTGGCAGACGGCGCAGGGCTGGCGCTGGCTTTCTTGGGAGGACTGCGCGGTCCGCAATGCCGATGGTGTGATCATCGCCTACCGATCCATCGGTCGCGATGTGACGAAACGGCGTCTGGCGGAAGAACATTTTCAGAAGCTGGCGAGCGCGGTGGAGCAGTCGCCGTTCGCCATCGTCATGACGACGCCGGATGGCCGCGTGCAGTATGTGAATCCCCGGTACACGCAGAGCACGGGATTCACACTGGAGGAAATTTTCGAGAAAAACATCCCGGTGCTGCGCGGCGGGCATGTGAGCGATGAGTCGTTCATCGAGTTCCAGGAGACGATGCGCCTGGGCCGCAAGTGGACGGGTGATCTCTGCACACGCCGCAAGGATGGCGCGGCGCTGTGGGAGCATGTGCAAGTTTCGCCGATCCGGAATTTCGCTGACGAAGTGACGCATCTACTCTCGATGCGCGAAGACATCACAGAGCGTAAGAAGCTCGAGGACCAGCTGCGCCAGGCGCAGAAGATGGAAAGCCTCGGCACGCTCGCGGGCGGCATCGCGCACGATTTCAACAATGTGCTCGCGATCATCAATGGCTTTGCCGAGATCGCGATCAGCCGTGGGCCGGCCAACGAAACGCAGGCGCGGCATCTGCGCGAGATCCAGGACGCCGGCCAGCGCGCGGTCGGTCTGGTGAAGCAGATACTCACTTTCAGCCGCAAGACGGAGACGATGTTCAAGTCCGTCTCGATCAATCAGCACATCAAGGATCTCGGTCGCATGTGTGCGGAAACTTTCCCGCGCACGATCTCGTTTGGCTTCGCGCTGGATGAGACGATCCCGGAGTTCTCTGCCGATCCGAATCAGCTCCAGCAGGTGATCATGAATCTCTGCGTGAATGCCCGCGATGCCATGCTCGCTCAGGGCGGCGGGCGCATCAGTGTGGCGACGGAGCGCGTGCGGGGCTCGGCGTTGCTACGGCTGAATGCCGATAGCGAGCGCGAGTATGTTTGCATCAAGGTGGCTGATACCGGGTGCGGAATGCCCGCGCATGTGCGTGCGCGGATCTTCGAGCCATTTTTCACGACCAAGCAGACCAGCGGCGGTACGGGCCTCGGGCTGTCGGTGGTGTATGGAATCATTTTGAACCATAAGGGCTTCCTCGAGGTGGAGAGCGTGGAGGGCAAAGGCAGCACGTTCCTGATTTATCTGCCGCTGGAAGCGGTGAAGCCATCGGCGGCGGTCGTCGCGGCGGCGGGTACGGCGCGGCGCATTCCGAAGGGGACGGAGACGGTGCTGGTCATCGAGGATGAGCAGGCCTTGCGCGATTTGTTGAAGGCGCTGCTGGTGCCGAGCGGTTACAAGCTGCTCATGGCTCCTGACGGTGTGGAGGCGGTGAACATGCTCATGTCGGAGCCGTCCACGATCGATGCGATCCTGCTCGATCTGAATCTGCCGCGCATGAACGGACTGGAAGTTTACCGGAATATCCGGAGGCTGCGGCCCGATACGAAGGTGATCGTGATCAGCGGCAACATCACGCCGGAGACACGGCAGGAGCTGATCGGCCTCGGGCAGAAGGACTTCATTCCGAAGCCGTACAGCCTGGAGGATCTGGCGTTTCGATTGCGCGAGATGCTGGATCGCAAGGCGCAGAGCGTCGCGTGA
- a CDS encoding ATP-binding protein, which translates to MITSGTGIFSDEQLLAPVYARGDGWMKIFVAGHTVLALVLAGINDTWVVTACVAPVVFAVFMACIRLAPGSFLTRCVAGLSLQAMVSLHVYQLGGLDEAHFFYFTAMTMMVVYADWRALVPATTLTFTLYLIFMALEGAGKTQVYFAHGEAGGLKMLLHFAGMLLQATVVGFWSWLNRRHILGEERNRLRSKEQQRELEQQLERVRRSEALLQSSGQVLLETQGKMAREIRERRKTEETLLLAKAELEAANSQLENSIARANELALSAEVANQAKSAFLAVMSHEIRTPLNGVIGMTELMLDAPLADQQRDGLETIRNSGNSLLVILNDILDFSKIESGKLELEHGDFSIARHIDETLALFSGRAQAKNLKLSGLVRPGVPAWISGDVTRVRQILSNLVSNAVKFTSHGEVAIEVSIATGDGVAAPDGQMRIQFAVRDTGMGVPPEKQALLFQPFSQADLSTSRKFGGTGLGLAICKRLAELMGGDAWMESSVGAGSTFYFTLLAAPAQTQEMRKLADAAPETARLAPEGMRSLKLLLVEDNLVNQKVALAMLKRIGCDADVASDGVEGIAKVKARDYDVVLMDWHMPEMNGLEATAVIRSELPANRQPWIIGLTANAMQGDREKCIEAGMDDYITKPLRKDDLEAAFSRVLPRAIGA; encoded by the coding sequence TTGATCACGTCGGGCACGGGAATTTTTTCTGATGAGCAACTGCTCGCGCCGGTGTACGCGCGAGGCGACGGGTGGATGAAAATTTTTGTCGCGGGGCACACGGTGCTCGCGCTGGTGCTGGCGGGGATTAACGACACGTGGGTGGTCACGGCTTGCGTGGCGCCGGTGGTGTTCGCGGTGTTCATGGCGTGCATCCGGCTGGCGCCGGGGTCGTTTCTCACGCGGTGCGTGGCGGGACTGTCGTTGCAGGCGATGGTGAGCCTGCACGTGTATCAGCTCGGCGGACTCGATGAGGCGCACTTTTTCTATTTCACGGCGATGACGATGATGGTCGTGTACGCTGACTGGCGGGCGCTCGTGCCGGCGACGACACTGACGTTCACGCTGTATTTGATATTCATGGCGCTGGAGGGAGCGGGGAAAACGCAGGTTTACTTCGCGCATGGGGAGGCGGGTGGGTTGAAGATGCTGCTGCACTTCGCGGGGATGTTGCTGCAAGCGACGGTGGTGGGTTTCTGGTCATGGCTGAACCGTCGCCACATCCTGGGTGAGGAGCGCAACCGGCTTCGTTCTAAGGAGCAGCAGCGCGAACTCGAACAGCAGCTAGAACGCGTGCGCCGCTCCGAGGCTTTGCTGCAATCGAGCGGGCAGGTGTTGCTCGAAACGCAGGGCAAGATGGCTCGCGAGATCCGCGAGCGCCGCAAAACGGAGGAGACGCTGCTGCTCGCGAAGGCCGAGCTGGAGGCGGCGAACAGCCAGTTGGAAAACTCCATCGCGCGGGCCAACGAGCTCGCGCTTTCGGCGGAGGTGGCGAACCAGGCAAAGAGCGCGTTTCTAGCCGTGATGAGCCATGAAATCCGCACGCCGCTCAACGGGGTGATCGGCATGACCGAGTTGATGCTCGATGCGCCGCTGGCCGATCAGCAGCGCGACGGGTTGGAGACCATCCGCAATTCGGGCAACAGCCTGCTCGTCATTCTCAATGACATTCTCGATTTCTCGAAGATCGAGTCGGGCAAGCTCGAGCTCGAGCACGGCGACTTCTCCATCGCGCGGCACATCGACGAGACGCTCGCGCTCTTCTCGGGCCGGGCGCAGGCAAAAAATTTGAAGCTCTCCGGCCTCGTGAGGCCCGGCGTGCCGGCGTGGATTAGCGGCGATGTCACGCGGGTGAGGCAGATTCTTTCCAACCTGGTCAGCAACGCAGTGAAGTTCACCAGCCATGGCGAAGTGGCCATCGAGGTTTCCATTGCGACGGGCGATGGTGTGGCTGCACCAGACGGGCAGATGCGCATCCAGTTCGCGGTGCGCGACACGGGCATGGGTGTGCCGCCTGAAAAGCAGGCGCTGCTGTTCCAGCCGTTCAGTCAGGCGGATCTTTCGACGTCTCGGAAGTTTGGCGGCACCGGCCTCGGGCTCGCGATCTGCAAGCGGCTCGCCGAGCTGATGGGCGGCGATGCTTGGATGGAGAGCTCGGTGGGCGCGGGCTCCACGTTTTATTTCACACTGCTCGCGGCACCGGCGCAGACGCAGGAAATGCGCAAGTTGGCTGATGCAGCGCCCGAGACCGCGCGTCTCGCGCCCGAGGGGATGCGTTCGCTGAAGCTGCTGCTAGTTGAGGACAATTTGGTGAACCAGAAGGTGGCGCTCGCGATGTTGAAGCGGATCGGTTGCGACGCCGATGTGGCCAGCGATGGCGTGGAAGGGATCGCGAAGGTGAAGGCGCGCGACTACGATGTCGTGCTCATGGACTGGCATATGCCGGAGATGAACGGGCTTGAGGCCACGGCGGTGATCCGCAGCGAACTGCCTGCCAACCGCCAGCCGTGGATCATCGGGCTCACGGCGAATGCGATGCAGGGCGACCGCGAGAAGTGCATCGAGGCCGGGATGGACGACTACATCACGAAGCCGTTGCGCAAAGACGATCTTGAGGCGGCCTTCTCGCGGGTGTTGCCGCGGGCGATCGGGGCGTGA
- a CDS encoding chemotaxis protein CheW, translating to MSSLAAATHIATQNAGKYLTVALDNESYGVAVLKVREIIRMQKITPVPQMPEFVKGVINLRGRVIPIIDLRVKFGLKAVFAERTCIVVVQVKVSATQNVQMGLIVDAVEEVVNLAGSEIEPTPDFGTRIDTGYILGMAKIKGTVKTLLDIDRVVAAETVKEITSNL from the coding sequence ATGAGCTCACTCGCTGCCGCCACGCACATCGCCACCCAGAATGCGGGCAAATACCTGACTGTCGCCCTCGATAACGAATCCTACGGCGTCGCCGTCCTGAAGGTTCGCGAAATCATCCGCATGCAGAAAATCACGCCCGTGCCCCAGATGCCGGAGTTCGTGAAAGGCGTCATCAATCTCCGCGGCCGCGTCATCCCGATCATCGACCTCCGCGTGAAATTCGGTCTGAAGGCCGTCTTCGCCGAACGCACCTGCATCGTCGTCGTCCAAGTCAAAGTTTCCGCCACGCAAAACGTCCAGATGGGCCTCATCGTGGACGCCGTGGAAGAGGTCGTGAATCTCGCCGGCAGCGAAATCGAGCCCACTCCCGACTTCGGCACACGCATCGACACCGGCTACATCCTCGGCATGGCCAAGATCAAAGGCACCGTGAAGACCCTCCTCGACATCGACCGCGTCGTCGCCGCCGAGACCGTCAAAGAGATCACCAGCAATCTCTGA
- a CDS encoding chemotaxis protein CheA has translation MPLSTDFYSTLDDLSNRLAGESILAQAGRDEGLIPSYSLLGELIELCSVELELREPLSTLKADLERLLDSAQPFDDAALTHLRNVVKWLPAAATASKADQPLPPVAGKAAAAPAAAESAPASVAASSAPVDDGLAANDLLQDLNLDENRELLTEFHAEALDHLQQIEAALLALDETPDDPEALNSIFRSFHTIKGVSGFLHLTPMHTLTHEVESLLDLARNRKLRLNSTIITEILKSRDAVQNMVGQITVALEQGTLPSEIIPVSHLIRAVKRLAAGESAPVAAAPAKAAAPIAASVAAAPAELAPVVPFSPAPSAEAPAPAKAAEHKEKAAATGETKNASSSTVRVNTEKLDSLMDVVGELVIVQSQLTESARVLAIEDASLQRNITQFGRLTKELQHTSMSLRMIPVKPTFQKMERLVRDLSRDFGKKVNFHVSGEDTELDRTVVEDIGDPLVHMVRNSLDHGLESTADRIAAGKTEAGNVHLKAYHEGGNIVIELSDDGRGINTDKVLAKARKQNLIPENAQLSKDEVLHLIFLPGFSTAEKVTAVSGRGVGMDVVKRNIEKLRGKIEITSEMGKGSTFRIKLPLTMAIIDGLVVRVGEDRFILPSTSVQMALRPAKDALSTVHGHGEVLDHRGKILPIHRLHRRFQIAGAIENPWDGIIVIVESNGRASALLVDDMVSKQEVVIKSLGGFLQNLVGVSGGAILGDGGIALILDPTSLFNAA, from the coding sequence ATGCCACTTTCCACGGATTTCTATTCCACGCTCGATGATCTCAGCAACCGGCTCGCGGGTGAATCCATCCTCGCCCAGGCAGGTCGCGACGAAGGCCTGATCCCTTCTTACAGCCTGCTCGGCGAACTGATCGAACTTTGCTCCGTCGAACTCGAACTGCGAGAACCGCTCAGCACGCTCAAGGCCGATCTCGAGCGCCTGCTCGATAGCGCCCAGCCTTTCGATGACGCCGCGCTCACTCATCTGCGCAATGTCGTGAAGTGGCTCCCGGCTGCCGCCACCGCCAGCAAAGCCGACCAGCCGCTGCCGCCTGTTGCTGGTAAAGCCGCCGCCGCGCCCGCTGCCGCTGAATCCGCTCCCGCATCGGTTGCCGCTTCATCTGCACCAGTCGATGACGGCCTTGCCGCCAACGATCTTCTCCAAGACCTCAACCTCGACGAAAACCGCGAGCTGCTCACCGAGTTTCACGCCGAGGCACTCGACCATCTCCAGCAAATCGAAGCCGCTCTGCTCGCGCTCGACGAGACGCCCGACGATCCCGAGGCGCTTAACTCCATCTTCCGCTCGTTTCATACCATCAAGGGTGTATCCGGTTTCCTCCATCTCACGCCGATGCACACGCTGACGCACGAGGTGGAATCGCTCCTCGATCTCGCGCGCAATCGCAAGCTGCGCCTGAACTCGACGATCATCACCGAGATCCTCAAGAGCCGCGACGCCGTGCAGAACATGGTTGGCCAGATCACGGTCGCGCTTGAGCAGGGCACGCTGCCCAGCGAAATCATTCCCGTCAGCCACTTGATCCGCGCGGTCAAACGTCTTGCCGCCGGTGAGTCCGCGCCGGTCGCCGCAGCTCCCGCGAAAGCGGCCGCGCCGATTGCCGCTTCAGTTGCTGCCGCGCCCGCCGAGCTCGCGCCGGTCGTTCCTTTCTCGCCTGCTCCGTCCGCCGAGGCGCCTGCTCCCGCGAAAGCCGCCGAACACAAAGAGAAGGCCGCCGCCACCGGAGAAACCAAGAACGCCAGTTCCAGCACCGTTCGCGTCAACACGGAGAAACTCGACTCCCTCATGGATGTCGTCGGCGAGCTCGTGATCGTGCAGAGCCAGCTCACTGAGTCGGCCCGCGTGCTCGCGATCGAAGACGCTTCGCTCCAGCGCAACATCACGCAATTCGGCCGCCTCACCAAAGAACTCCAGCACACGTCGATGTCGCTGCGTATGATTCCGGTGAAACCGACGTTTCAGAAGATGGAGCGTCTCGTGCGCGATCTTTCCCGCGACTTCGGCAAGAAAGTTAATTTTCATGTCAGCGGTGAGGACACCGAACTCGACCGCACCGTCGTAGAGGACATCGGCGATCCGCTCGTCCACATGGTGCGCAACTCGCTCGACCACGGTCTCGAATCGACCGCCGACCGCATCGCCGCCGGCAAGACCGAGGCGGGCAACGTCCACCTCAAAGCTTATCACGAAGGCGGCAACATTGTCATCGAACTGAGCGACGATGGCCGTGGTATCAATACCGACAAGGTGCTCGCCAAGGCGCGCAAACAAAACCTCATCCCGGAAAACGCGCAGCTCTCGAAGGATGAAGTTCTCCACCTGATTTTCCTCCCAGGCTTCTCCACGGCTGAAAAAGTCACCGCCGTTTCCGGTCGTGGCGTCGGCATGGATGTCGTGAAGCGCAACATCGAGAAGCTGCGCGGCAAGATCGAGATCACGTCCGAAATGGGCAAGGGCTCGACCTTCCGTATCAAGCTTCCCCTGACGATGGCCATCATCGACGGCCTGGTGGTGCGCGTCGGTGAAGACCGTTTCATCCTCCCGAGCACATCTGTGCAGATGGCGCTCCGCCCGGCGAAGGACGCGCTTTCCACGGTGCATGGACACGGCGAAGTCCTCGATCATCGCGGCAAGATTCTCCCGATTCACCGTCTTCACCGCCGTTTCCAGATCGCTGGCGCGATCGAGAATCCGTGGGACGGCATCATCGTCATCGTCGAAAGCAATGGCCGCGCCTCGGCGCTGCTGGTCGATGACATGGTCAGCAAACAAGAAGTCGTCATCAAGAGCCTCGGCGGATTCCTCCAGAATCTCGTCGGTGTTTCCGGTGGTGCGATCCTTGGCGATGGTGGCATCGCGCTGATCCTCGATCCCACGTCGTTGTTCAACGCCGCCTGA
- a CDS encoding HDOD domain-containing protein has translation MSAQLTFAEVCEKALRLPCSPALLPRLISVLENENASIDELQDVIQIDPALASSTLRLANSAYFAAGTSVVENLSEALMRLGQKEVYRLAALSLASRWMTQKVEGYRWEAGDFCRLSLVTAVAAEYLAEETGRVDPKTAYTAGLVHEIGKLAVAHACAEQFPAVRTEQSGSGCTWLQAEKKILGFDHAEVGAELLRRWKFPPSLIAVGVHNPPKASDPADVLPLLVHVHAAKFLAVTIGAGVAEDGFLFQLNSELLVEWGFTPEMLEAAIPEVLERASRLLRENLSHGSLSF, from the coding sequence ATGTCAGCCCAGCTCACCTTTGCGGAAGTTTGCGAGAAAGCGCTCCGGCTTCCTTGTTCCCCGGCGCTCCTGCCGCGGCTTATCAGCGTGCTCGAAAACGAGAACGCCTCGATCGACGAGCTTCAGGATGTGATCCAGATCGATCCGGCGCTGGCCAGCTCGACGCTGCGCCTGGCCAATTCCGCTTATTTTGCCGCTGGCACCAGCGTGGTGGAGAATCTGAGCGAAGCGTTGATGCGCCTCGGGCAGAAAGAAGTTTACCGCCTCGCCGCGCTCTCGCTCGCGAGCCGCTGGATGACGCAAAAGGTCGAAGGCTATCGTTGGGAAGCGGGCGATTTTTGCCGCCTCTCACTGGTGACCGCCGTCGCCGCCGAGTACCTCGCTGAGGAAACCGGGCGCGTCGATCCAAAGACCGCATACACCGCCGGGCTGGTCCATGAGATCGGCAAACTCGCGGTCGCGCACGCCTGTGCCGAGCAATTTCCCGCTGTTCGCACCGAACAATCCGGGTCGGGCTGCACGTGGCTTCAGGCGGAGAAGAAGATTCTCGGTTTCGATCACGCCGAAGTCGGCGCGGAGCTGCTGCGTCGGTGGAAATTCCCGCCGTCGCTTATCGCGGTTGGTGTCCACAATCCGCCGAAGGCCAGCGATCCAGCCGATGTGCTGCCGCTGTTGGTGCATGTTCATGCGGCCAAGTTTCTCGCTGTCACGATCGGCGCGGGCGTGGCGGAGGACGGGTTTCTTTTCCAACTGAACTCGGAGCTGCTTGTCGAGTGGGGCTTCACGCCGGAGATGCTGGAGGCGGCGATTCCTGAAGTCCTCGAACGCGCGAGCAGGTTGCTCCGCGAAAATCTTTCCCACGGGTCTCTCAGCTTTTGA